The nucleotide window ATTGCTATACTGAAAGTTATGATGCTTCGTTTTAATTCCATTTTATTTTGTTTTTAAATTCTAAGATTTTATTTAACATTTAATACTGAACAAGAAAATATCCTTCAAAAGTCAACCCGTCAGCTGTAATAAGGTATCTGTATTGCCCTACAGGAACAAGTGTACCGGAATACTTGCCATCCCAACCTTTGGTATAGTCTGTTGTACTATATAATTCAGTATTCTCAACATTATATACATTAAATTCAAAATCACTAATATATTCTGCCCCTTCAATATTCATAATATCATACCTTCCATCATTATCGGGAGTCAATAATGTTCCATATTGTAAAACAGGATAAATGGTATTATTTACAACAGATAAAGAACTATCTCCATCAGTAAAAGCTATTTCATTCATGAGAATTTTAAAGTAACTGCTATCCATTGATAATGTATCATATTGACTTCCATTCCATACTAGCCACTGTGGAACCTTAGGGGTATAAGTAGTGTCCATAACAAATATTATAGTAGAAGTATCAGTCATAGTGCTATCATAAAAATGCAGCTTAAATTCTTCCGTATTCCCCGGTAAAATTCTGTCAATCCAATAATTTGAGACAGTACCATTATTGCACGTGTCAGAAATCCCGCCACCATTAATTATATAGGTATAAGTTGAGTCCAAAAGCGTTGTGTTTACTCCCAGGCATGGCATATTTCCAAAAGAAACTTTTACATCTTTAAAGTACGCATTTTGATTATATAGCCCTACATCGGCAATAAGCTCATCACTCATATTAGTAGAAATTGAATATAATTGAACTGAATTTTTATAAAAATAAATGTATCCACCTGAACGAAGTATCTTAAATTCATCACCTACTGTATAACTCGTAGATCTTCCAACTGTGCCGTTAACCTGATAAGAATAATTTCCTGAACTAAACCTGAAAGCATAATAAATACTATCCATCTGGGCTTTATTTTGCTTGTTAAATCCAAGAATACGGGTTACACTTGAGTAATTATTTTCACTCACTTTGTAATATATATACCCTTCTTCATTTGCTTTGAGAATATTCCTTGAAACTCCACCTGCATCCCAAGCTGAGGAATTATAAGTTTTGATAATTGAATCTCCACTGAATTCAGCCTTTACAAGTTCTGTCCAAAGAACTTCTCCAGGAATATTTACGGAAAGCACATAATTGGAGTCTAAAAAATCAGTAACTGTAACATCGTATTTTCCAATCCATAAATTCTCTAAACTACTTGTCGTATCACCTGTTTCCCAACTATATAAATATGGCGGAATTCCCTGAGAAGGATTTAAAGAAATACTCCCCAGCGTACTGTCATTCTGGCTTATGCCCACAACCGTATAATTCACCGTTAATGGTGGAATATAGTTAACACAAAATTTTGGAACTGCTGTCTTCTTCCATCGATCAGAAGAGCCCATATATAAATATCGGTATGAAGTTTCTGTAGCTAGTTTATACAACATCCCATTATTAGTCCAGGTTCCACTATGCCAATTTTTAACAAATGAAGTAATATCAACTTTGAAGTTCTCAGTATTTGTTGTTGCCGCTGGGATTGAAACATAATCGGTTGTTGAATAATAATTATTAATGCTATCCCATGTTATTCCGTTCTCTGTCCAACCCAATGTAACACGATTTAAAGTACTTTGACTATTACTTGTACTATGTCTAATCCAGGCAGCAGTTGAATCATACCAATTTAAATAAAACTCAGCATTGCGAATTGTTGATTGACTAGGAATACCAGACAAATTAAGTTGAACAATACTTCTGATTTTATAAGCATATCCGCTAACTGTCCCTGCTTCTGCATTAAAAAAAGGATGTGTCCCAAAATTCGAAGAAGCCCAACTTGCATCATTTACTTTCCATTTTAAAAATGCGTCTTTATCTGGATTAAAATACTTGTTCTTAATATATGGGATATAATATTCTACAATTAGTTTTGGGCGTTCCTGTGTGGCAGACGTATCACTTGAAGCAAAAATTAAGGCTCCTGTTGATGCCTCAGACTGTTTAACCAACAACAAACCATTATTGCTTTCCTTAAGATTAATCCAGTTTTGTGTTACTGTTTTTACATCTATATTGTAATCCTGAGTAGAAGAAGAGGATTGAGATAATGATATCTGGTTATTTGTTGTTGTAGAAGGACAATTTGACCACGTTACTGAATTTTCAGACCACGCTTGTGAAAGTACTTGTAAATATGATGGGTTTGTTCCTGAATGATTTACTCCCTGTAAAATCAAAGTAGCGGTTTTAATTTTTGCTTCTGAAGAAATATTAGATAAATCAAATTTTATTAAGGAACGTTTTTTCGTTGTCCCTGCCAAACTTGCTTCAATATATTTACTACTTCCGTAATTTGTGGTTGTTTGAGAGGAGTTAATTAAAGCATCTATATCTGGATAAAGAGTATCTCTTTGAACTACTACTGAACTCAGCGAATAACTTATTTCCAGTTTTGGCTTTTTTGATGAATTGCCATTATCGCTTGAACCAAATTCAAGCCCGTTTGCAGATCCTGTTTCGCTTATTTGTCGTAATAAAAAGCCATAATTGTATTCTGAGCTATCGTATCCAACCCATTTCATAACAAAGTCTGTAATATCAATATAGTAATTAGCCGTTGAATCACCAGTATTTGCAGGCATCGTTATTTGGTCGGTTGACGAAACAGTAGGTTGATTTGTCCATGTCACAGTATTTTCAACCCAAGACTGTGTAATTCTTTGAACATATGATGAATTTGAACTTCCATTATGATCTATTCCATACAGTGTTAATCTTGCATAATTTATAACTGCATTTGAAGGCAAACTAGATAAATCAAATTTCATTAAGGCCCTGACTATATCAGTAGAACTTGTGTAACGAGCGATAAATGTTACATCTGAACCATAATTAGTTGACGAGTTAAGCTTTTTAACGTTTGCATCAATATCTGGATAAATAGTGATTTTATATTGTGCTTTTCCCATCATGGTAAAGGAAAAAAACATTACAATCAGTGATAGATATTTCATTGCATTCATGTTATTCACAATTAATGTTTTCGTATAATAGAATTAGAAGAGTTGCCATTGTTGTCTATGTAACGGACTTCATAATCGAAATCAATAGGGTTAACATTTAAAATCTCAATTTTGGCATCACCATTAATATGATTAAAATTAAAGTTTGAATTATTATTTCCTGTTTTATTCACAGTGTAATCGTGCAAAATATTACCATTCTCCAAAGACTTTATTTTAATTTTAAAACCGGAAATGTTTTGCAAAGAAATTATTTTACCTACTTTAATTTCAACATTATAAATCGTATCGGTTTGGTTAAGCACTTCACCTGTTGGCGTGTAAATTACGTCAAAAGTAGTATCGCTAATTTGTTGATTATTGTTAGTGTTATTTTGAGCCTCTATGTAAAGACTAAATAATATCAGAATTGCACATAATATTCCTTTAACTATCATAAACTTTTTTAAAACAAAAAAAAGCCTTATTTATAAAAGGCAGAAGAGTTTTTAATAAAATTACTTTAACGTTCGTTTTTGAATTTGAACGTAGGTGATTTGCATTTGAACGTCGTATTTTTGAAAATTGAAAAATGAGATTTCTGAACCTACACCAGACTATTTTGATATTTTTCTGCGTATTTTAGCTGAAAAGTTAATTTTATTAAAAAAACAAGAAAACTCTTGTTCGATTTTTTTGAAAATTCATAACAAAATAAAAAAGAGATTACTTTTTAAGGCAATCTCTTTTTTGAAGCTTGATATGGGCCTTTCTTAGTTTCTAATCATTTTTTTAGTGTCTATGGTTTTATCATTTATAATAATGCTGTATGAATAAATCCCTAAAGCAAGATTCTCGGCATTTACATTCATATTACCGTAGCCTTTGGATGTAATTTCTGTTCTATTCATTTCCTTTCCGTACATATCATAAAATACAATGAAAGTTTTTCCGTTTGAATTTTCAGGGATAAAATAACGAATTACAGTTTTCTCTCCAAATGGATTGGGTTCGTTCTGGTAAAGTATGGTCTGATTGTTATTAGATAATTTAACCTGTAACGTTGTTAGGGATTCTTCTTGGTAATTTATTTGTCCTGTTGTTTGCAAACTTGCAATTTTTGTCTGTAGTTCTTCAATCATTTTTTGTTGTTCTTGTACAGCTTTTACTAATGGAACTACAAATGAGGCATAAACTAAAGAATAATTGTCATTATTGTCAAATGGTACATGAACAGCATCAAATGTAAATCCACATTCTTTGGCAGCTTGTTCTACTTCCTGAGCTATAAATCCTGTATGAACTGTGCTTAAAGATTGCGTTCTTGAATTTTTACTGACATTCATACTATCTGATTTATCCGAAGAATTCTTCAAAAGGAAATCATCCAACTTTTGTAAATCTAACTGATAATTAACCGGACGTAGTTTCTTTATGAATTCTATTCCTTTTACTTCTTCTTTAACATTGACTTTAAATCGTCCATCTGAAAAAGTTGTCCAACCTACATAACCACCAATTTGCCCACCATTAGTAGCGTAGTTTGTATGTCCAATTACAATTTTCCTACTTGCATTAGTTTTTGCGCCAAATCCAAATGCACCGCAATTACTTAAATTATTTGCAGTGGCATCAGCACCATATCCAATAAAAGTATTTGAATCGGTCGCTATAGTTGTAAATCCTGCATAATAACCAAATGCTGTATTATATTTTCCAGTAGTATTTGAATAACCGGCATAGCTTCCACTATAAGTATTGCTGTTGCCTGAAGTATTAGAATATCCAGATTTCCATCCACTAAATGTATTAAAATTACCAGTGTTCGGAAATCCCGCCATAAATCCTATAAACGTATTATAATTGGCTGTTGTTCCATTATAACCTGCTTGTATACCCATATATGTATTTTGTGAACCTGTTGTATTATTATTTCCAGATTGATACCCTGAAAATAAATTATAATTTCCAGATGTATTTGAAAGCCCACTATTAGAACCTATAAAAGTGTTATAACTGGCTGTGTTAGCATTACCAGATTGGTATCCTGAAAAAGTATTGTAACTTCCACTCACTATAGAATATCCAGAACGATAACCTGAAGTAGTATTATAATTACCTGTTCTATTGTTTTTCAAAGTTTCATGACCTATAGCAGTATTTTTAATTCCTGTAGTATCGCTGAAAAGTGAATAATTTCCTACTCCAACATTATAACTGTCAGCTGAGTCAGAAAAAGCTTGCGTATAAAGTGCCCTATATCCAACAGCAACATTTTCTGTACCACCTATATTTTGGTATCCTGCTTCATGACCTATAAAAGTATTATGCCTAGCCCAATTGCTATTACCTGCCCCACAACCAACTAAAGTACTATTTGTACCCATTGTACCAGCAGCAGGTGTACAATTATTAGTCCCTGTGCCACTTAAAGTAGTAGTCTGGCTTTTTACAATAAAACTACTGAAAGCGAATAAAACCGTCAAGACGATTGTCAATTTAATAGAAGTTGTTTTCATATTTATTTGCTTTGTTAAATGAATTTATTTACGATAGCAAATAAATGACATAATTGAAGGTATTAATATGTTTTAGTTACTTTTTACTTTAACGTTGCATTTTGAATTTAAGCGTAGGCTTTTTGAATTCTAACGTAGTACTTTTAATAATTGAGAAATAGAATTTCTGATCTTTTGTTAGAATATTTTTTTGTTTTCTGCGTATTTTAACTGAAAAGTTAATTTATTAGAAAAGTTCCTTTTTCTATTTATCTATAATTAACAACAAAGTAAAAGGGACTACTTCTTAAACCTATCTTTTTTATATTTAATTTGACTTAAGTCTTTCTTAATTTTTAATTATTTCTTAGTATCTTTGGTCATTATCATTATATATAATGTACTTATTATTCATTAATATAAATGTTTCACTAATGTTTCACCGAGCTAATATTGACTTCGTTTATGTTTTGACAACGTGTTTGTTATCATGACAAATTCGAATCCAGTACAGCTCACATTCATTTCATCAATTAAATAATCTCTGAAAGTTTTATGTGCATTTGCTTTTGTGTCTGCACTGTGTTATAAACAAAGCACATACAATAACGTGAATTCAAATAAGAAAACGATGTTATTCTACCTCGTAAAAGTAACAAAGCTATGCGTTCTTATATTTTATATTGAACTCACTTAAATATATTAACATTGTGTAAATATTTTAATTATTTTTATTATTTTGAATTTCTTGTTTTTGATTTTCTTTTTAAACGCAGCAACTGAAAAATAACATATAATATACATCCAATAACAATTAGAACAACTGTTGAATAAGAAATAGTGAGCCATAACGGCGCTTTGCTAACAACGTTCCATAATGCTCTGTTTTCATTAAGTGGTGGATTGTTGGTTGGAATTCCAATTTGCATCTCAATTGTATCTTGAGTTTCACCAAATTGCTTTTCATCTGTTATTCTGATAATAAAAATAACATTTCCTGTTTGGTCTCCACGAATATTTTTTGGTAAATTAAAAGTATTAGGACCTGCAGAATCAGTATTCACTGTTTTTCCAATTTGCATATCTCCAAAATATCTTTTAACAAATAATGAAACTTCTGCATCAGAAATTGGAATGTTATTTCCATTTAACGTACCGATTGCTTTTAATAACATTCTACTACTATCTTGTAAATACATTAGTTCAATATTCGTAACACAACCCTTACAACCTGAAGACGGAGCACTAAGGGGTGGCTGAGCATATGCATCATTAAAACTTCGTAAATATGAAATTAATTTCCATCGCTCCTCTTCTTTTAATACATTCTTAAATGAAGGCATTAATCCTCTACCCATTGTTATCTTAAAAAAAAGTTCTCCGTCAAGTTGCTTCTGAACTTTATCAGTTGAAAGATCTCCAGGAGAAGGATTTAATTTTGCAAAATTTTCTTTTCCAGGTATACCATGACAAGATTGGCATGTTTTTAAATAAATTGCCTCACCATCAGAAACTGAAACCTGTGAGAATTTAAACGAACTTGTTTTTTTCTTTTTATTATCAGGAACAATCCAAACCTGTGCAAATGAATTGTAAACTAAACAAATTGTAAATACAATTAATAAAATAGCCGATCTGCTTAAAATCTTTTTCATTAAATTAATTTTTTATTAAAAGGTTCAATTGGAATTTACCAAATATTATTTTTTTTTATTTGTACTGTAGAATTTTGAATACCTATAAAAATCATATCTGTATGCATATTATTATTTGCATCAATTTCATAATCATATATGTTCTTTAAAATTTTTAAGTAATTCTTCCGGGAAAGGCTGTGTTCTGTTTTTAGCAGGTAAATAATAAACCCTTGTTTCTGTTCCCAATTCGGGCATTAAACGATACCCACCATTATCTTCCAATAATTTTCCTAACTGAACTGTTTCTTGTGTAGTACCATTTGTTACTGCATCTTCATTTTCATCCCCAAAATAATACACACCATTAGGACAAGCGGAAACACAGTACGGCAGTTTACCTTCTCTACAACGATCGGCACTAAACAAACATTTGCTTACAGTTCCTTTTTTCTGAGGAACATTTTTTTCTACATCGTAAGGAATATCTTTATCTTCTTCTGATTTTAATGGCTCGGTCCAGTTGAAAATTCTTGCACTGTAAGGACACGCAGCCATACAAAATCTACAACCAATACACCTTTCATTATCAATTAATACAATTCCATCTTGTCTTTTAAATGTTGCATCAACAGGGCAAACCGAAACACAAGGTGGATTATCACAATGCTGACACATCTTTGGCATAAAAAAAGCTCCGGTTTCTTTTGACTCTTTTATTTGCAATACATTAATATGATGTTGTTCGGGCTTTAAATGATGAGCCTCCTGACAAGCACTCATGCATTTTCTTGCATTTTTACATTTAGATAAGTCTATTACCATTGTCCATCTTCTACCTTTAATGCCTTCTCTTCCTCTTTTTTGAAGCTCTGTTAATGGCTTGTATTTTTCCGTATTTACTTTTATTATTTCATTTTTATCTACCTCAACAAGTTCATTATTAATTGTAAGTACTTTAATTTTTTCTCCGGATTTTTTTTTCTTTTCTGTAGAATTAGCAGCAAAAACTGCTGCACTGCCTAAAACAGCACCGGAGCCTATAAAAAAGAAAGTTCTTAAAAAATTTCTTCTACTCTCTTTGCTCGAATTGCTTTCATTTGTTTCCATTTCAAAACAGTTTAGTGTTAGATATCAGTAACATATAAATTAAATAAAAAATATTTATAAAAAACTTTGCAAGTATAATAAATAATTCTAATATTTGCGTAATTAAATACTATAATTATTCTATTATTTTTAACATTTATAATTTCCTCTATTAAAAATTAAAAAAAACGGAAATAGAAATGAATATACTGAAACGAAAAAAACAAAGAATAGTGAAAATAAAACAAAAACTTATTCTGCTATTTAATATTATCTTTTTTGGAGTTATTCCAATAAACATATATTCTCAGGATTCAGAGGCTATTTTTAAAAAGGCATGTGCATCATGCCATACAATAGGTGGTGGACGACTAGTTGGTCCGGATTTGCAGGGAATTACCTTAAAAAGAGACAATAATTGGCTTGTGAAATTTATTACTAATTCACAATCATTAATAAATAGCGGTGATGCTGATGCTGTTTCAATAGCAGCTGAATACAATAATTCAGTTATGCCACCTGCCACAATTTCAGAAGGTGAAATAAATTCAATAATTTCTCTGATTGACTCAAAAGGCAGTGGTGGACCAAAAAAGAAAACTGTTGATTATCTATTAAAAGCAACTTCAGAAAATGTAACCAAGGGGTACTATTTATTTACAGGTAGAAAGAGATTTAAAAATAACGGGCCTACTTGCATTTCTTGTCACACAGTAAATTGTATTGGAAACGGTGGTCTTCTTGCAAAAGATCTTACGTTATCTTATAATACCATGAAAGGAGAAGGAATTAAAGCCCTTCTTGAGTCACCCGCATTTCCGGCAATGTTAAATGCATATTCTAATAATAAACTAGAAGAAAATGAAATCTATAATCTTGCAGCTTTCTTAAGATCAACAGCAACTTATAAAATTCCATCAAAATATTACGAACCAAAAATCGCAAATAAATTTTACTTATTTGGAATAACAGGATTTTTGTTTTTTGTATTGTTATTTTATGCAGGCTGGCATTTCAGAAAAAGAAAAAGTGTTAATTACGATATTTTAAAGCGACAACTTAATACTGAAAAATAATAATTTCCCATACCTATTAATAATAAAAAAGATGAGCTGGATAAAAGATATTATTTCGCCAAATACACGAAAGTGGGAAGAATTCTACAAGAACCGTTTTCAGCATGACAAGGTAGTTAGGAGTACCCATGGCGTAAATTGTACAGGTGGATGCAGCTGGAATGTTCATGTAAAAGACGGAATTGTTGTGTGGGAAACACAAGCAATTGATTATCCAACATTAGACAAAAACCTTCCACCATATGAACCCAGAGGTTGTCAGAGAGGTATCTCTTTCTCCTGGTATTTATATAGTCCGTTAAGGGTAAAATATCCACTAATAAGAGGAATATTAATTGATTTATTCCGCGAGCAAAAAGAAAAAACCGGTGATGCTTTAAAAGCATGGGAAAATATACAGACTGATGATAATTTACGCAAACAGTATCTGCAGGCAAGAGGAAAAGGTGGCTTCAGAAGAATAAAATGGGATGAAATTCTTGAAATTATTGCAGCAGCAAACATTTATACTGTTAAAAAATATGGACCTGACAGACTTGTCGGTTTTTCACCTATTCCGGCAATGTCTATGATCAGCTATGCAGGAGGCTCACGCTTTTTACAATTAATGGGTGGTGCAAATCTCAGTTTTTATGACTGGTATTGCGATTTGCCAAATGCATTTCCAGAGGTATGGGGTGAACAAACTGATGTTGCAGAAAGTGCTGACTGGTACAATGCAAAATTTGTTGCTTGTATGGGTGCTAATCTTGGTATGACAAGAACACCTGACGTGCATTTCTTCTCAGAATCACGCCACAATGGGACAAAAACTGTAGTTTTTTCTCCCGATTTTAATATGGTTGCAAAATATTCTGACCAATGGATACCAATACATGCTGGTCAGGACGGAGCATTCTGGATGGCTGTTACTCATGTACTATTAAAAGAATTTCACTTTGAAAAGCAAACACCATTTTTTTTAGATTATGTTAAAAAATATACTGATTCACCATTTTTAGTAGAAATAAACCATATAGATGGAAAATATATTGGTGGTAGAATGGTCAGAGCAAATTCAATTTCAAAATTTAAAGACATTGAGAATGGCGAATGGAAATTCCTGAATATTGATGAAAAAACAAATGATTTTGTTTGTCCGGGTGGTAGTTCAGGTCATAGATGGGGTTGTACTGACGGAAAATGGAACATGAAGCAGGAAGACGCCGAAACCGGAGATAGCTATAGTCCATTATTAACACTTATAAATAATAACGATGAGATTCTTCAGGTAGACTTTACTGATTTTGCTAACAATAAACATTCATTAAGGGGAGTTCCTGTAAAATATATTCAAACTATTGAAGGAAAAAGAACTGCTGTAACAACAGTATATGACATGATGATGGCTCAGTATGGTGTTGACAGAAATATTGAGGGAGATTATCCAAAATCATATGATGACGAAAACAGTGCATATACACCTGCATGGCAGGAATTATTAACAGGTATTGGTCGTAACACTTTACTACAATTTGCACAGGAATGGGGAAATACTGCCGAAATAACAAAGGGTAAATGCATGATAATTATTGGAGCCGGAATAAACCACTGGTATCATAACAATCTGATTTATCGGGCAGGAATTATGTCATTAATAATGACAGGTTGTGTAGGACGAAATGGTGGTGGAATTAATCATTATGTTGGACAGGAAAAACTGGCACCAATGGATTCATGGAGTACTATAATGTCGGCAAAAGACTGGCAACCGGTAGCACGTTTACAGCAAGCTCCAATCTGGCATTTTATGAATTCTGACCAGTGGCGTTATGACGGTAATCAGGCTAAATATAATACTTCTCCTGAAAACGAATTTTCAAATATGCATACTGCTGATATGATTGTACGTTCTGTTAGAAATGGCTGGATGCCATTTTATCCGCAGTTCAGCGAGAATAATTTTAACATACATAAAAAAGCAGTTTGTGCAGGTGCTAAAACTGATGAAGATGTTAAAAAATATGTAGTAGATAAATTAAAAAATAACGAACTGGAATACTCTGTTGCAAATCCTGATGCAGAAGAGAATTTTCCGCGTATATGGTACATATGGAGAGGTAATGCTATTATGTCGAGCGCAAAAGGTCACGAATATTTTTTAAAACATTATTTAGGAACTCACAACAACTCTATAGCAGAAGAAGTAGCAAAAAAACTTGTAACTGAAGTCAACTGGATTGATAAGGCTCCTCAAGGTAAGATGGATCTTATTGTTGACTTAAATTTCAGAATGGATACAAGTGCACTTTACTCTGACATTGTGTTACCAACAGCATCATGGTATGAAAAAGCAGATTTGAATAGCACAGACATGCATTCTTTTATTCACCCACTTTCTGCTGCAATTCCTCCTGTATGGGAATCAAAAAGTGATTGGGCCATATTTAAAGAAATTGCAAAAGCAACAAGTGAAATTGCAAAAGAACATTTAAAAGAACCTTTAAAGGATATTGTTACAACACCAATTGCACATGATTCAGCAGGAGAAATTTCACAGTCAACATTAAAAGACTGGGCAAAAGGTGAATGTGACGCTATTCCTGGAAAAACAATGCATGGGATTGTTGTTGTAGAAAGAGACTATACAAAAATTTACGATAAGTTCATTAGTCTTGGGCCTAATGCAAAAACCGGTATGCTAGGTGCGCATGGTAATTCCTATAATGCTGGTGATTTTTATGATCAATTGTTAGAAGATAAAGATCATTTACAAATAGCTGACTCAGTTACTTGTCCCTCTATTGAAAAAGACGAAGAAGTTATTAATGCAATTCTTCATTTGTCATCATTAACTAATGGCGAATTAAGTTACAGAGCTTATAAAAATGCTGAGAAAAAAACAGGTTTAAAATTAACAGATCTAGCAGAAGGGAGTCGTAATTTAAAGTTAACATACGCTGATTTACAAGCACAACCCAGAAGATATAACAACTCACCTTTATGGTCGGGTTTGCTTAATGATGGCAGGGCTTATGCTGCATATACTTATAATATTGAAAAATTAGTTCCATGGCGTACTTTAACTGGTCGTCAACATACATATCTTGATCATGAAGGATATATTAAGTTTGGTGAGAATTTTCCTACATACAAGCCATCACCAACCCCAGAACTTTATGGTGAACTTAATAAAACAGTAGCCGAAGGCAATGCCAAAGTGTTAAATTACCTGACTCCTCATGGCAAATGGAATATTCATTCAACTTATGGTGATAATATTAGAATGTTAACATTAAGCAGAGGTATGTTTCCTGTCTGGCTTAATGAAATAGACGCTGAAGAACTAGGAATAAAAGATAATGACTGGGTAGAATTATTTAATGATAACGGCGTTTATAGTGCACGAGCCTGTGTTAGCGCAAGAATTCCAAGAGGACTCTGTTTTGTATACCATTCACCTGAAAGAACATATTCTACTCCAAAATCACAAGTACGCAACGGAAAACGATCAGGAGGACACAACAGC belongs to Bacteroidia bacterium and includes:
- a CDS encoding nitrate reductase subunit alpha — its product is MSWIKDIISPNTRKWEEFYKNRFQHDKVVRSTHGVNCTGGCSWNVHVKDGIVVWETQAIDYPTLDKNLPPYEPRGCQRGISFSWYLYSPLRVKYPLIRGILIDLFREQKEKTGDALKAWENIQTDDNLRKQYLQARGKGGFRRIKWDEILEIIAAANIYTVKKYGPDRLVGFSPIPAMSMISYAGGSRFLQLMGGANLSFYDWYCDLPNAFPEVWGEQTDVAESADWYNAKFVACMGANLGMTRTPDVHFFSESRHNGTKTVVFSPDFNMVAKYSDQWIPIHAGQDGAFWMAVTHVLLKEFHFEKQTPFFLDYVKKYTDSPFLVEINHIDGKYIGGRMVRANSISKFKDIENGEWKFLNIDEKTNDFVCPGGSSGHRWGCTDGKWNMKQEDAETGDSYSPLLTLINNNDEILQVDFTDFANNKHSLRGVPVKYIQTIEGKRTAVTTVYDMMMAQYGVDRNIEGDYPKSYDDENSAYTPAWQELLTGIGRNTLLQFAQEWGNTAEITKGKCMIIIGAGINHWYHNNLIYRAGIMSLIMTGCVGRNGGGINHYVGQEKLAPMDSWSTIMSAKDWQPVARLQQAPIWHFMNSDQWRYDGNQAKYNTSPENEFSNMHTADMIVRSVRNGWMPFYPQFSENNFNIHKKAVCAGAKTDEDVKKYVVDKLKNNELEYSVANPDAEENFPRIWYIWRGNAIMSSAKGHEYFLKHYLGTHNNSIAEEVAKKLVTEVNWIDKAPQGKMDLIVDLNFRMDTSALYSDIVLPTASWYEKADLNSTDMHSFIHPLSAAIPPVWESKSDWAIFKEIAKATSEIAKEHLKEPLKDIVTTPIAHDSAGEISQSTLKDWAKGECDAIPGKTMHGIVVVERDYTKIYDKFISLGPNAKTGMLGAHGNSYNAGDFYDQLLEDKDHLQIADSVTCPSIEKDEEVINAILHLSSLTNGELSYRAYKNAEKKTGLKLTDLAEGSRNLKLTYADLQAQPRRYNNSPLWSGLLNDGRAYAAYTYNIEKLVPWRTLTGRQHTYLDHEGYIKFGENFPTYKPSPTPELYGELNKTVAEGNAKVLNYLTPHGKWNIHSTYGDNIRMLTLSRGMFPVWLNEIDAEELGIKDNDWVELFNDNGVYSARACVSARIPRGLCFVYHSPERTYSTPKSQVRNGKRSGGHNSLTRVHLKPNLLMGGYGQFTYHFNYWGPVGVNRDTFVIIKKMTKVEF